A region of the Gemmatimonadaceae bacterium genome:
CACCGCCTTGCGCGTGGCCCGTGCCCTGCGCGACGTGGCCGAGGCGGAGCGGACCGGCCTCACGGCGAAGCTGCTCTTCTCGGCCGCGAAGTCGTATGCCGAGTGGTATTCGTCGGCGCTGCAGCTGCAGGTGGTGCGGGAGGGGGTGCAGCTCGCCGACACGCGGTTCGTGGCGATCACCCGCCGCGTGCGCGCCGGTGACGCGGCGGGCATCGACAGCATCGAGGCGGCGGCGGAGCTGAACCGGCGGCGGGCGCAGCTCGCGGGCGCCGAGCAGGCGTACTTCGCGGCCACGCTGGACCTCACCTCGTATCTGTGGGACGAACGCACCCAGCCCGCCGACCTCCCGCCGGGCACGGTGCCGAGTGCTGCGGGGCTGGGCCGGGTGACGCTCGATTCTGCGGCGGTGCCAGCGCTGCTCTCGCGTGTGCTGGCGCGTCACCCCGACGTGCTGAAGGCCGAGGGCAAGGCCGACCAGGCCAGCGCCGAGCGGGCGCTCGCGCGGCAGGCGATGATCCCGCTGGCGAGCGCCGACCTCTACGCACTGCGCCGCAGTGGCGGGAGCTTCGAGCCGCGGGAGGCGCTCGTCCGCGACGGGAACTTCAAGGGCGCGCTCAACCTCTCGTCGCCGCTGCTCTTCTTCAAGGAACGGGGCAAGTTCGCCAGCACCGACGCCAAGTTCGACCGCGCCGAGCTCGACGTGCGCGAGATCCGGCGCGAGGTGGTGCTGCTGGTGCGCACCGCCATCAACGATCTTGCGCAGTTCGATGCGCAGCTGGCCCTGCAGCGCGATGCCGTGCGCCTCTACCGCATCCTCAGCGCCGGCGAGCGTGTGCGCTTCGAGGCCGGCGAGAGCACGCTCTTCCTGCTGAACACCCGCGAGCGGCAGGTGCTGGACGAGGAGCTGAAGTACGTCGCGCTGCAGGCCAAGTACCTCGCGGCGCGGGCCGCGCTGGCGGTGGCGGCGGGTGAGCCGGGGCGGCTGCCTGAGCTGCGCTGACCCGGCAGGACTGGGGGTGGTGAAACAGTGGCGCTCGGGAGGCGTACCTTCTGGTGTGTCGCGTTCTCTCCCGTGAGGGCACTCCCATGACCGGTCCCGACATCGTTCGCCTGCGCCGTGCGCTGGCGCCGAGCCTGCTCCTCGTCCTCCTGCCGACCGTGCCACTGGCCGCGCAGCAGTCACGTCAGATGCCCGAACAGGCTGGCTTCGGCATCCGTGGCGTGAACGCCCAGCCTGCCGGCGAGTTCAAGCGCTACGTGAACAGCGGGTGGGGCATCGGGGGCGACGGCCGGTGGTTCCCCGGCCA
Encoded here:
- a CDS encoding TolC family protein; translation: MTALRRAVTLLACASVVAGAQPAPRRGLPVVTDSVRMLAGTPLTFDAFFDAVRRNHPVVRQARLIAEGASADVTAAFGSFEPKVEASWQAKRFEGATPGSQTLYYNYADIALKVPTPFGADFKLGYERASGRYINPQLTTPTNGLFSAGFSIPLGQRILTDERRTALRVARALRDVAEAERTGLTAKLLFSAAKSYAEWYSSALQLQVVREGVQLADTRFVAITRRVRAGDAAGIDSIEAAAELNRRRAQLAGAEQAYFAATLDLTSYLWDERTQPADLPPGTVPSAAGLGRVTLDSAAVPALLSRVLARHPDVLKAEGKADQASAERALARQAMIPLASADLYALRRSGGSFEPREALVRDGNFKGALNLSSPLLFFKERGKFASTDAKFDRAELDVREIRREVVLLVRTAINDLAQFDAQLALQRDAVRLYRILSAGERVRFEAGESTLFLLNTRERQVLDEELKYVALQAKYLAARAALAVAAGEPGRLPELR